One Brassica napus cultivar Da-Ae chromosome C4, Da-Ae, whole genome shotgun sequence genomic region harbors:
- the LOC106390766 gene encoding 15-cis-phytoene desaturase, chloroplastic/chromoplastic-like isoform X1: protein MVVFGNVSAANLPYQNGFLDALSSELMGHNSFRIPISSQALKTRTRRRTSCPLQVVCVDIPRPELENTVNFLEAASLSASFRSAPRPAKPLKVVIAGAGLAGLSTAKYLADAGHQPLLLEARDVLGGKIAAWKDEDGDWYETGLHIFFGAYPNVQNLFGELGINDRLQWKEHSMIFAMPSKPGEFSRFDFPDVLPAPLNGIWAILRNNEMLTWPEKIKFAIGLLPAMVGGQAYVEAQDGLSVEEWMRKQGVPDRVTDEVFIAMSKALNFINPDELSMQCILIALNRFLQEKHGSKMAFLDGNPPERLCMPIVEHIRSLGGEVRLNSRIRKIELEDDGTVKSFLLTDGTTIQGDAYVFATPVDILKLLLPDSWKEIPYFKRLEKLVGVPVINVHIWFDRKLKNTYDHLLFSRSNLLSVYADMSLTCKEYYDPNRSMLELVFAPAEEWISRTDSDIIDATMIELEKLFPDEIAADQSKAKILKYHVVKTPRSVYKTIPDCEPCRPLQRSPIQGFYLAGDYTKQKYLASMEGAVLSGKFCSQSIVQDYELLAASGRRNLSETTVST, encoded by the exons ATGGTTGTGTTTGGGAATGTTTCTGCAGCGAATTTGCCCTATCAAAATGGGTTTTTGGATGCACTTTCATCTGAATTGATGGGACACAACAGCTTCAGAATTCCGATCTCTTCACAAGCGCTTAAGACAAGAACAAGGCGAAGGACTTCTTGTCCTTTGCAG GTAGTGTGTGTGGACATACCAAGGCCAGAGCTAGAGAACACTGTCAATTTCTTGGAAGCTGCAAGTTTGTCTGCATCTTTCCGCAGTGCTCCTCGTCCTGCAAAGCCTTTAAAAGTTGTCATTGCTGGTGCTG GATTGGCTGGACTGTCAACTGCAAAGTACCTGGCTGATGCAGGCCACCAACCTCTCTTGCTCGAAGCAAGAGATGTTCTTGGTGGAAAG ATAGCTGCATGGAAGGATGAAGATGGAGATTGGTATGAAACcggtttacatatatttt TCGGTGCTTATCCGAACGTGCAGAACTTATTTGGAGAACTTGGGATCAATGATCGGTTGCAATGGAAAGAACACTCCATGATATTCGCCATGCCAAGTAAACCTGGAGAATTTAGTAGATTTGATTTCCCAGATGTTCTACCAGCACCCTTAAACG GTATTTGGGCAATTTTGAGAAACAACGAGATGCTGACATGGCCAGAGAAAATAAAGTTTGCTATTGGACTTCTTCCAGCAATGGTCGGAGGTCAGGCTTATGTTGAGGCCCAAGATGGTTTATCAGTTGAAGAATGGATGAGAAAGCAG GGAGTACCTGATCGCGTGACTGATGAGGTGTTTATAGCCATGTCAAAGGCACTTAACTTTATAAACCCCGACGAACTGTCAATGCAATGCATTTTGATAGCTTTGAACCGGTTTCTTCAG GAGAAACATGGTTCGAAGATGGCCTTCTTAGATGGTAATCCTCCGGAGAGGCTATGCATGCCTATTGTTGAACATATTCGATCACTAGGTGGTGAAGTGCGACTTAACTCAAGGATAAGGAAGATTGAGCTGGAGGATGATGGTACGGTTAAAAGTTTCTTACTCACTGATGGGACCACAATCCAAGGAGACGCTTATGTGTTTGCCACTCCAG tCGATATCCTGAAGCTCCTTTTGCCGGATTCATGGAAAGAAATACCATACTTCAAGAGACTGGAGAAGTTAGTTGGTGTTCCAGTCATTAACGTTCATATATG GTTCGATCGGAAACTGAAGAACACATATGATCACTTACTCTTTAGCAG aAGTAACCTTCTGAGTGTGTATGCAGACATGTCGTTAACTTGCAAG GAATATTACGATCCAAACCGATCAATGCTGGAGCTAGTATTTGCACCTGCAGAGGAATGGATATCACGGACTGACTCTGACATTATAGATGCAACCATGATAGAGCTCGAGAAACTCTTCCCTGACGAAATCGCAGCTGACCAAAGCAAAGCTAAAATTCTCAAGTACCATGTCGTCAAAACTCCAAG GTCTGTGTACAAGACCATCCCAGACTGTGAACCATGTCGTCCTCTACAGAGATCTCCTATTCAAGGCTTTTACTTAGCTGGAGACTACACTAAACAGAAGTACTTAGCTTCCATGGAAGGCGCCGTTCTCTCTGGCAAATTCTGCTCACAGTCTATTGTGCAG GATTATGAGCTATTGGCTGCGTCTGGACGGCGAAACTTGTCGGAGACAACTGTATCAACATGA
- the LOC106390766 gene encoding 15-cis-phytoene desaturase, chloroplastic/chromoplastic-like isoform X2, whose protein sequence is MGHNSFRIPISSQALKTRTRRRTSCPLQVVCVDIPRPELENTVNFLEAASLSASFRSAPRPAKPLKVVIAGAGLAGLSTAKYLADAGHQPLLLEARDVLGGKIAAWKDEDGDWYETGLHIFFGAYPNVQNLFGELGINDRLQWKEHSMIFAMPSKPGEFSRFDFPDVLPAPLNGIWAILRNNEMLTWPEKIKFAIGLLPAMVGGQAYVEAQDGLSVEEWMRKQGVPDRVTDEVFIAMSKALNFINPDELSMQCILIALNRFLQEKHGSKMAFLDGNPPERLCMPIVEHIRSLGGEVRLNSRIRKIELEDDGTVKSFLLTDGTTIQGDAYVFATPVDILKLLLPDSWKEIPYFKRLEKLVGVPVINVHIWFDRKLKNTYDHLLFSRSNLLSVYADMSLTCKEYYDPNRSMLELVFAPAEEWISRTDSDIIDATMIELEKLFPDEIAADQSKAKILKYHVVKTPRSVYKTIPDCEPCRPLQRSPIQGFYLAGDYTKQKYLASMEGAVLSGKFCSQSIVQDYELLAASGRRNLSETTVST, encoded by the exons ATGGGACACAACAGCTTCAGAATTCCGATCTCTTCACAAGCGCTTAAGACAAGAACAAGGCGAAGGACTTCTTGTCCTTTGCAG GTAGTGTGTGTGGACATACCAAGGCCAGAGCTAGAGAACACTGTCAATTTCTTGGAAGCTGCAAGTTTGTCTGCATCTTTCCGCAGTGCTCCTCGTCCTGCAAAGCCTTTAAAAGTTGTCATTGCTGGTGCTG GATTGGCTGGACTGTCAACTGCAAAGTACCTGGCTGATGCAGGCCACCAACCTCTCTTGCTCGAAGCAAGAGATGTTCTTGGTGGAAAG ATAGCTGCATGGAAGGATGAAGATGGAGATTGGTATGAAACcggtttacatatatttt TCGGTGCTTATCCGAACGTGCAGAACTTATTTGGAGAACTTGGGATCAATGATCGGTTGCAATGGAAAGAACACTCCATGATATTCGCCATGCCAAGTAAACCTGGAGAATTTAGTAGATTTGATTTCCCAGATGTTCTACCAGCACCCTTAAACG GTATTTGGGCAATTTTGAGAAACAACGAGATGCTGACATGGCCAGAGAAAATAAAGTTTGCTATTGGACTTCTTCCAGCAATGGTCGGAGGTCAGGCTTATGTTGAGGCCCAAGATGGTTTATCAGTTGAAGAATGGATGAGAAAGCAG GGAGTACCTGATCGCGTGACTGATGAGGTGTTTATAGCCATGTCAAAGGCACTTAACTTTATAAACCCCGACGAACTGTCAATGCAATGCATTTTGATAGCTTTGAACCGGTTTCTTCAG GAGAAACATGGTTCGAAGATGGCCTTCTTAGATGGTAATCCTCCGGAGAGGCTATGCATGCCTATTGTTGAACATATTCGATCACTAGGTGGTGAAGTGCGACTTAACTCAAGGATAAGGAAGATTGAGCTGGAGGATGATGGTACGGTTAAAAGTTTCTTACTCACTGATGGGACCACAATCCAAGGAGACGCTTATGTGTTTGCCACTCCAG tCGATATCCTGAAGCTCCTTTTGCCGGATTCATGGAAAGAAATACCATACTTCAAGAGACTGGAGAAGTTAGTTGGTGTTCCAGTCATTAACGTTCATATATG GTTCGATCGGAAACTGAAGAACACATATGATCACTTACTCTTTAGCAG aAGTAACCTTCTGAGTGTGTATGCAGACATGTCGTTAACTTGCAAG GAATATTACGATCCAAACCGATCAATGCTGGAGCTAGTATTTGCACCTGCAGAGGAATGGATATCACGGACTGACTCTGACATTATAGATGCAACCATGATAGAGCTCGAGAAACTCTTCCCTGACGAAATCGCAGCTGACCAAAGCAAAGCTAAAATTCTCAAGTACCATGTCGTCAAAACTCCAAG GTCTGTGTACAAGACCATCCCAGACTGTGAACCATGTCGTCCTCTACAGAGATCTCCTATTCAAGGCTTTTACTTAGCTGGAGACTACACTAAACAGAAGTACTTAGCTTCCATGGAAGGCGCCGTTCTCTCTGGCAAATTCTGCTCACAGTCTATTGTGCAG GATTATGAGCTATTGGCTGCGTCTGGACGGCGAAACTTGTCGGAGACAACTGTATCAACATGA
- the LOC106390766 gene encoding 15-cis-phytoene desaturase, chloroplastic/chromoplastic-like (The RefSeq protein has 4 substitutions compared to this genomic sequence) codes for MVVFGNVSAANLPYQNGFLDALSSELMGHNSFRIPISSQALKTRTRRRTSGPLQVVCVDIPRPELENTVNFLEAASFSASFRSAPRPAKPLKVVIAGAGLAGLSTAKYLADAGHQPLLLEARDVLGGKIAAWKDEDGDWYETGLHIFFGAYPNVQNLFGELGINDRLQWKEHSMIFAMPSKPGEFSRFDFPDVLPAPLNGIWAILRNNEMLTWPEKIKFAIGLLPAMVGGQAYVEAQDGLSVEEWMRKQGVPDRVTDEVFIAMSKALNFINPDELSMQCILIALNRFLQEKHGSKMAFLDGNPPERLCMPIVEHIRSLGGEVRLNSRIRKIELEDDGTVKSFLLTDGTTIQGDAYVFATPVDILKLLLPDSWKEISYFKRLEKLVGVPVINVHIWFDRKLKNTYDHLLFSRSNLLSVYADMSLTCKEYYDPNRSMLELVFAPAEEWISRTDSDIIDATMKELEKLFPDEIAADQSKAKILKYHVVKTPRSVYKTIPDCEPCRPLQRSPIQGFYLAGDYTKQKYLASMEGAVLSGKFCSQSIVQDYELLAASGRRNLSETTVST; via the exons ATGGTTGTGTTTGGGAATGTTTCTGCAGCGAATTTGCCCTATCAAAATGGGTTTTTGGATGCACTTTCATCTGAATTGATGGGACACAACAGCTTCAGAATTCCGATCTCTTCACAAGCGCTTAAGACAAGAACAAGGCGAAGGACTTCTTGTCCTTTGCAG GTAGTGTGTGTGGACATACCAAGGCCAGAGCTAGAGAACACTGTCAATTTCTTGGAAGCTGCAAGTTTGTCTGCATCTTTCCGCAGTGCTCCTCGTCCTGCAAAGCCTTTAAAAGTTGTCATTGCTGGTGCTG GATTGGCTGGACTGTCAACTGCAAAGTACCTGGCTGATGCAGGCCACCAACCTCTCTTGCTCGAAGCAAGAGATGTTCTTGGTGGAAAG ATAGCTGCATGGAAGGATGAAGATGGAGATTGGTATGAAACcggtttacatatatttt TCGGTGCTTATCCGAACGTGCAGAACTTATTTGGAGAACTTGGGATCAATGATCGGTTGCAATGGAAAGAACACTCCATGATATTCGCCATGCCAAGTAAACCTGGAGAATTTAGTAGATTTGATTTCCCAGATGTTCTACCAGCACCCTTAAACG GTATTTGGGCAATTTTGAGAAACAACGAGATGCTGACATGGCCAGAGAAAATAAAGTTTGCTATTGGACTTCTTCCAGCAATGGTCGGAGGTCAGGCTTATGTTGAGGCCCAAGATGGTTTATCAGTTGAAGAATGGATGAGAAAGCAG GGAGTACCTGATCGCGTGACTGATGAGGTGTTTATAGCCATGTCAAAGGCACTTAACTTTATAAACCCCGACGAACTGTCAATGCAATGCATTTTGATAGCTTTGAACCGGTTTCTTCAG GAGAAACATGGTTCGAAGATGGCCTTCTTAGATGGTAATCCTCCGGAGAGGCTATGCATGCCTATTGTTGAACATATTCGATCACTAGGTGGTGAAGTGCGACTTAACTCAAGGATAAGGAAGATTGAGCTGGAGGATGATGGTACGGTTAAAAGTTTCTTACTCACTGATGGGACCACAATCCAAGGAGACGCTTATGTGTTTGCCACTCCAG tCGATATCCTGAAGCTCCTTTTGCCGGATTCATGGAAAGAAATACCATACTTCAAGAGACTGGAGAAGTTAGTTGGTGTTCCAGTCATTAACGTTCATATATG GTTCGATCGGAAACTGAAGAACACATATGATCACTTACTCTTTAGCAG aAGTAACCTTCTGAGTGTGTATGCAGACATGTCGTTAACTTGCAAG GAATATTACGATCCAAACCGATCAATGCTGGAGCTAGTATTTGCACCTGCAGAGGAATGGATATCACGGACTGACTCTGACATTATAGATGCAACCATGATAGAGCTCGAGAAACTCTTCCCTGACGAAATCGCAGCTGACCAAAGCAAAGCTAAAATTCTCAAGTACCATGTCGTCAAAACTCCAAG GTCTGTGTACAAGACCATCCCAGACTGTGAACCATGTCGTCCTCTACAGAGATCTCCTATTCAAGGCTTTTACTTAGCTGGAGACTACACTAAACAGAAGTACTTAGCTTCCATGGAAGGCGCCGTTCTCTCTGGCAAATTCTGCTCACAGTCTATTGTGCAG GATTATGAGCTATTGGCTGCGTCTGGACGGCGAAACTTGTCGGAGACAACTGTATCAACATGA